A genomic stretch from Psilocybe cubensis strain MGC-MH-2018 chromosome 1, whole genome shotgun sequence includes:
- a CDS encoding putative 6-phosphogluconolactonase: MAHHQPPNAPILISFPDSNELVDSLAKFIAKAQKDAIDKKGRFTIALSGGSLPKMLRGLIGNPQIKWAHWQVYYVDERVVPLDHPDSNHRSCKEHLFSKVPIPDENIHAIDPTLLNDLEELSDAYEKTLIHEFAQKDAARFPVFDLILLGMGPDGHTASLFPGHELLAEEDRWVAYVDDSPKPPPKRITFTYPVINHAARVAFVAAGKEKAETLTTILDHPEEGLPSSRVKPAFPGQLYWFVDDAAASKVAFPRTPFQL; the protein is encoded by the exons ATGGCTCACCACCAACCTCCCAATGCTCCTATCCTTATATCCTTTCCGGACTCTAATGAGCTCGTTGACTCTCTCGCAAAGTTTATTGCAAAGGCACAGAAAGACGCCATCGACAAGAAGGGTAGATTCACAATCGCCCTCTCAGGCGGTTCCCTTCCAAAGATGCTAAGAGGTCTCATTGGGAACCCTCAAATAAAATGGGCTCACTG GCAAGTCTATTATGTCGATGAGCGTGTTGTGCCTCTCGACCACCCTGATTCCAACCACCGCTCCTGCAAAGAGCATCTCTTCTCTAAAGTCCCCATTCCGGATGAGAACATACATGCAATCGACCCGACTCTTCTCAATGACCTTGAGGAACTCTCAGACGCTTATGAAAAGACACTCATTCATGAGTTTGCCCAGAAGGACGCAGCTCGTTTCCCCGTTTTCGATCTCATACTCCTTGGCATGGGTCCCGACGGACATACTGCTTCCCTGTTCCCGGGACACGAACTTTTGGCAGAGGAAGACCGATGGGTGGCTTATGTTGACGACTCTCCCAAACCCCCTCCCAAACGAATTACATTTACATACCCTGTCATCAACCATGCCGCCAGAGTCGCTTTCGTTGCTGCTGGGAAAGAAAAGGCCGAGACTCTTACTACCATTTTGGACCATCCAGAAGAAGGTCTTCCTTCCTCAAGAGTTAAGCCCGCATTCCCGGGCCAGCTCTACTGGTTTGTAGATGATGCCGCAGCCTCCAAAGTAGCGTTTCCCCGAACACCCTTCCAACTCTGA